In Xanthomonas fragariae, the genomic window AGGCGCCGGCTGCACGCGCTGCAGCCGTTCCAGCAGTAATTGCAATTTTGGCCGCAAGGCATCCAATGCATCGCTGGATTGTGCGCGCGGGCGTGCGGCCAGATCTTCAAGCAATTGCGAGCCAACCGTCAGTGCGGCGCATTCGTCGCTGCTCAGGTCGCGGCGCAGGTGCAGCTCTTCGAGCAACCGCATCCAGTCGGCGCGTGCGCGTTGTTCGAATTCGA contains:
- a CDS encoding DUF3861 family protein, coding for MSRKRYRITVTPIESDGRPCNDRCTIEFEQRARADWMRLLEELHLRRDLSSDECAALTVGSQLLEDLAARPRAQSSDALDALRPKLQLLLERLQRVQPAPGP